The Terriglobus sp. TAA 43 sequence CCCGTGGGTCTTCGGATGGATGCAGTCGCGTCACACCGTTCCCGCGTGGTACGGCGTGGGCTTTGCGCTGGAACGCTTCACACGCGAACACAGCGACGGCCTGGAACAACTGCAACGCATGATGAAGGAATTTCCTCTCTTCCTCGACATGATGCGCAACGTGGAATCAGCACTCGCGAAGAGCGACTTCGGCATCGCCGAACTCTACGCCTCATTGGTGCAGGATGAGGCACTTCGCGACCGTGTCTTTCCGATGTTGCAGGAGGAATTCGACCGGACACACGCGATGTTGTTGCTGATTACGCAGCAGTCCGACCTTCTATCAGGCAACCCCGTCCTCGCTCGTTCCATCCGTCTACGCAATCCCTACGTGGATCCCATGAGCTGGATCCAGGTAGAGCTTCTACGCCGCAAACAGGCTGGCACAGACCAGCCAGAAGATGCATTGAATCGCGCCATTACCGGAACTATTAACGGTATCTCCGCAGGCTTGCGTAACACTGGCTGACATCTCCCACCTGGGAGACATGCCGGAATGCACATTAATACGGTGAAGCTGTTCACAACTTATTAACCGACCAGCTGTGAGCGATAGACCGCCACGGCTCAGGAGGCCCGTGTGAATCGTATCCAGCGCTTCGGCCTGGTTTTCTGCTCTTCACTTCTTGTTCCCGTATTGAACATCGCGGCGCAAGGGTTCCCCACTCACTCTTTGATTCCCTCTATTTCCGCCAGTTCCAGCAGCCTGTCCTCCGCAGACACACAAGACCAACAGAGCGGCACAATCCCGCCCGCCGAATTAAGAAACAAAGGCGGCTACATCCCCTCATCGGAGTTATGGAAGCATCCGGGCCTCGGCTTCGCGGTAGGCATCAACGGCATCGGACTGGAAATAGCTGAACCCATCGCGCAGCACTTCAATATTCGTGGGGGAGGCGGATACTTCCGCTTTGATGAATCCTTCACCAGCGACGGCGCTCAGGTGGAAGCCGGTATGAAACTTGGTGGCGGCCACGTCAGCCTGGACTACTTCCCTTGGAGCACTCACGGCTTCTATATCAGCCCTCAAATGTACTTCGGCGTGCAGACGTCAGCAGATGTAACGGTAGTCGTGCCGCCAGGCCAGACCATCAGCCTCAGCGGCGGCGATTACGCCTCCAGCGCCACCGATCCACTTCATGGTTCAGCCACTGTGCGAGTACGCAATGTTGCCCCAGGCTTCACCATTGGCTACGGCAATCTCGCACCGCGTCGCCTCGGCTCTCACTGGTCCTTCCCGGTGGAACTTGGGTTCTATTACATCGGTCAACCAGATTTGGTCATCGACTTTTCTGGCACCGCTTGCGATCGATCCCAACCGCCCGCCATCGGTTGTCAGAAAGTAAATCAGGACATCGACTTCCAAAAAGATCTGGCCCGCTTCACCGCTCGCCAGAACCACAATCTGAGCTACGCATCCGTCTTCCCGGTTCTCTCTTTCGGGTTCGGGTATCGCTTCTAACAAAACTCTTTCGATCAACGAAAAGGGTTGCCGCGCGGCAGCCCTTTTATTCTGAATACATGATCGGAACGCCCTATCGTGGCAGACTTGCGCCTTCGCCCACAGGGCTTCTGCATCTCGGCCACGCACGCACGTTTCTCATTGCCGCAGAACGTGCCGCAAACGGAACGCTGATCCTGCGCAACGACGATCTGGATACACAGCGTTCCCGCTCCGAGTTCGTTCACGCCATGCTGGAAGACCTCGCATGGCTCGGCATCCGCTGGGCAGAAGGCCCACAGACAAACGGCGCGGAAACGGGCAGCCTCGGCCCATACGCCCAAAGCCAGCGCAGCTCCCTCTACACGGCAACCTTCCACCAACTACACGAAGCCGGCTTCCTGTATCCCTGTGTCTGTTCCCGCAAAGACCTCCTATCGGCCCCGCACGCGCCCCACGCGGACGACGAAGACGAGCCGCTCTACCCCGGCACCTGTCGCGAAAGAAACCTAGACTCAGACGAACCCGCCTCGTGGCGATTCCGTGTAACGGACGGCGAAGAAGTCAGCTTCCGCGACGCCCTGCTCGGCCCTCAAACCTTCATCGCCGGGCGTGACTTCGGGGACTTCGTCATCATGCGTCGCGACGGCGTTCCCAGCTACCAGCTCGCGTGCGTTGTCGACGACGCAGCCATGCAGATCACCGAAGTCGTCCGCGGCCGTGACCTTCTCCGCTCCACCGCACGGCAGATCCTGCTCCTACGGGCCCTCGGCCATCCAATCCCGACCTACGCTCACGTAGAACTCATGCGCAACGAGCGTGGCGAACGCCTCGCCAAGCGCGACGACGCCCGCAGTCTCCGCTACCTGCGCGAATCCGGCCTGACGCCTCAGGAAGTCCGAAAAATGGCTCTGGAAGAGATCGAATAACAGCAGAAAGGGCTACCCGAAGGTAGCCCTTTCACAAAAAGATGGTCGGGGAGAGAGGATTCGAACCTCCGACCCCCTGGTCCCGAACCAGGTGCTCTACCAGGCTGAGCCACTCCCCGATGCAAGGTGGATCGGTTGGCACAAGGAGCCGAGGGGCCTGATCGCCTCAGCAGCCAACTTGCCTAGTGTAACAGAGTTTCGCCGCCGAAACGGGCTGCGGGACAAAAGGCGCAGGCGGGAATCCCCTCCCTTTTCAATTGCGTTGGAATGACCACGTTACTGCTTCTTCATACATCTTTTCCGTCGACGTTTACCGTGCCGGATATGATCGAGGCATGACAAAGACAGCCATCTCTTCTCCCGACGCTCCCGCAGCCATTGGCCCATACTCTCAGGCGATCCGCTCGGGCGATCTTCTATTCGCGTCCGGACAGGTCGGCTTCGACCCCGCAACCGGCCTGGTCGTTGAGGGCGGAATGCCCGCGCAGATCGAACGCGTTCTTGCGAACATTGAAGCCCTGCTGACTGCTGCCGGACTTGGCTTTGCCGATGTCGTCAAGACCACCGTCTTCCTGAAGAACATGGAAGACTTCGCCATCATGAATGCAGCCTACGCCAAGCGCTTCGCTCCAGAGGGCGCCACTCCCCCGGCTCGTTCCACCATCGAAGTGGCCCGCCTGCCCAAGGACGCACTCGTAGAGATCGAAATCACTGCACGATTCCCAACAAACTAGCGTCTGTGTCCGGGGGAGCCGCTATGGTTCGTGAGCACCCCCAACAGCGTCTAATACAACGGGAGAAAACCTCATGACAGAAAATCTGAAAGCCGATGCCAACGTTTCTCGCGGCCCTCGCATGCGGAAAACGGAAGCAGAGTGGCGGCAACTCCTGACCCCGGAACAGTTTCACGTTCTGCGCGAGAAGGGCACCGAACGCGCCTTCACCGGCGCACTCGTTGACAACCACAAAGACGGTATCTATCACTGCGGTGCCTGCGACGCTCCGCTCTTCAAGAGCGACACCAAGTTCGACAGCGGCTCCGGCTGGCCCAGCTTCTTTGAGCCGGTTTCGCCGGACGCCATTGAAGCGATTGAAGACAACAGCCACGGCATGCGTCGCGTGGAAGTCGTCTGCGCCAACTGCGGTTCTCACCTGGGACACGTCTTCCCAGACGGCCCCAACCCCACGGGCCTGCGCTACTGCATTAATTCTGCATCGCTGAACTTCGACGAGACGGCGAAATAACTTGTCGCAAATCGCAAAAGTAAAAAGGCCGGCAATCGCCGGCCTTTCGCTTTTCCGTCATCACGGACAGTGCCGTTTCATCAATCGCTTGCTCAGGGCCACCGTCTTGTCATCATCCGCGGGTTCCTGATCCTCGTCCGTCACGCGCCCAGTCCGCAGATGCACGGTGTACGTCCCAACTTCCTCCACGCTCCGCCCCGGCTGCCTCGCCGTCACGCGCACTCTCACCGTGTCGCCACCGGCTTCCACCACCGCAGGCGTCAGCGTTGCGTGCAGGTTGTCATGGAAAGCGCGAGCGTTCGGCGTAAACATCGCAAGCTGCTTCGCATCCGCCGTCGTCAGCACAGCCGGGCAGCCAAACGAGAACGCCGACATCGGCAACAACAGTGCAACTGCTCCGAAGCACCGCCCAGCACGATTGAAAAACACAGCCATCAACGTCCAAACAGCTCCTTCAACCTGACAATGTGGTTGCGGTCGTGGCCCGCAATCATCTCCAGCAATTCCGACAGCGGAAAAGTCCCGCGCTCCGGATGGGTCAACAGGTTCCCAAACTCTTCAGATGCAACCGTGTTCAAAACGGCCAGGTTCCACTCACGCAGCGTAAGAAACGTCCGCAGGCTAAGCTCCGCCGAATACGCCGCATAGCGCTCGGCCCAAACATCCTGATCGAACGGAGCCACCGCAGCGCCCGGCTTTTCCAGAGTGTGGCGAATACGCCAAGCCCAAACCAGTTCGCAGTCCGCCAGATGAGCCAGGATCTCGCGCACACTCCATTTGCCGGGCGCAGTCGGCGCATCCATCTGTCCCGTCGTCATGCCGCTAAGCAGCGATTGCAACTCCGCAGGCGTGGACTTCATGATCTCCGCCGCGTCGCGGCCTTCCAGGTAACTCGCATAGGGGTTCATGCGAACACTGTATCGCGCGTTAAGGTAATTGAGGTGACTGAACTGCAATCCGAAGCCCAAGCCAATAACCGCCGCGCCCTCTGGCAGATCTTCACTGCCGCCTTCGTCGTGCGCGTGCTGTACATCCTGCTGGCCCACACCTTCAAAGTGCGCCCCAGCGACGACCACTTTGAATTCGGTTGGGAGATGGGACGCATCGGCCGCTCCCTCGCCACCGGCCACGGCTACAGCGATCCCTTCACCGGGCACACCGGCCCCACGGCATGGGTTCCACCCGGCTACACCCTGCTGGTTGGCGGCGTCTTCCGCATCTTCGGCGTGTACTCGAAACTCTCCGCCTTCGTCCTGCTCACGTTCAACTCCCTGCTGTCCGCGCTGACCGCCGTCTTCTGCTACGAGATCGGCTTGCGCTGCTTCAATCGCCGCGTCGCACTCTGGAGCGGCTGGCTCTGGGCGCTCTATCCCGCCGCCCTGCAATATGCCGTCCGCTGGATCTGGGAGATGACCGCCACCACTTGCATCTTCACCGCGCTGCTCGTCCTCATGCTGCGTATGCGCGGCATCGGCGACAAAGAACGCTCTGAACCGACATGGCAACAGTGGGCCGCCTTCGGCCTTCTCTGGGGAATACTCGCCATGGTCAATCCATCGCCCCTGATCATGCTGCCGGTGACAGCCCTCTACATCCTGTTTGCTCCGCAATGGCAAACCAAACGCCTTGCTCACGCAGCTCTAGCGGGCGTTCTCTTTCTCGCCGTCATCGCACCGTGGACCGCACGCAACTACGCCGTCTTCCATCGCTTCATTCCGCTGCGTGACAACTTCGGAGCAGAAAACTACTATGGCAATTCAGACTGGTCCACCGGCTTCCCGTGGGGCCGTACCGTGCCTCTGGAAAACCACCAGATCCTCGCCGAGTACGCACGCATGGGCGAACCAGCATGGGCCGCCGACCGCGCCGCAAAGGCCAACGCGTGGATCAAAGCGCACCCCGCCCGCTTCATGAGACTCAGCATAAAACGCGCATGGATGTACTGGATGGGCGTACCCAAAAGTGTGGAAGAAGCAGGCGTCCTCGAATACTTCCGCCTGATGAGCTTCCAGTTCCTCTCACTCTGCGGAATCCTCGGTGCAGTGCTCGCAGTATGGCGCAAGAAACCCGCGGCATGGGTCTTCCTGTCCGCATTCCTGCTGCTCCCACTGCCCTACTATCTGGTCACCGTGCAGGCCCGCTTCCGCCACACGCTGGAACCACTGATCTGCATCCTCGGTGTCTACCTCTTCCAATCCGCAGAACTACGCAACGAGACGGTAGACGATAATTGACACCATCGATTGACGATGAACATCTCATTGCGTTCGGAGCCGAGACCACACCTGGAAAGCGAATCCGACGGTCATGAGTTCAATTAAGCCCGCGATCAGCACGTAACCAAAATGGCCAAAAGGGAGCCTCCGGAAAATCAACCGCATCAGCAGAAAATGAAAGGCCAGCAAAACGCCAAAGTATGCGTAGGACTTTAGGGCACTAAACTCCTTCCAAATCTGCGACAGCGTGAACCCAGGACCGATGATTGTCCATGCTATTTGCGCTAGAACGGCGTAATGATCGCGGCTCCAGCCGGCAGCAAGTGAGCTCATGACTCCTACCGAAAACCAGATGCGGTAGGCGATATCCTTACCTCCGCCGGGGGACTCATGGTCGTTTAACAACTCCTCGTTCCGGATCTGCCATGCCACAGGAAAACCCACCAGCGCTACCCCTTCGTCAGTTCTTCCTTCACGATCGAGCTCACCAGCTTGTTATCCACGTGCAAGCCATCGGCCATGATGCGTTGCTGCACCACGCGCATGGCAGGCCCCATATCCTTCGGCCCCGGCTTCGCACCGTCATTCGCCATGGTGTGTAGCGCACCCTGCACCACCGCGCGAATCTCTTCTTCGCTGGCAGTCTGCGGCATGTACGCTTCCAGCATCTTGATCTCGTCCTGCTCTTTTTGAGCCAACTCTGGACGATTGCCCTTGGCAAACTGCTCCGCAGCATCCTTCCGCTGCTTCACCATCGTCTGCAGCACGCCCAACTCTTCGGATTCCGTTAGCGCGCTGCGCTTGTCGATCTCCTTGCTTTTCAACGCGGACTTCACCATGCGCAGCGTCTCGGTGCGAAAGCTGTCCCGTGCTTTCATCGCTTCAATGATGTCTTTGCCGATCTTTTCTCCGATAGCCATCGTCCCAAACCTTCTTTCAGCTAGAGTTTACCGCTGATAGGACAAGAAATCGCTGCCTTGCGAACCCGCCGCCCCGCCGACTCGATAAACTAGAAGCATGATCCGCAAAACACGCCTGTTCACGCCCGGTCCGACGCCACTGCTTCCCGCTGCTCAGTTCGCCATGGCAGCCGCGGATATTCATCACCGCACGCCAGAGTTCCGCGCCCTGTATTCGCGCGTCCTCGCACAGTTGAAGGACTTCGTCGGCACCAAGAACGACGTCATCATCCTCTCTTCGTCCGGCACCGGCGCGATGGAAGCCTCTGTCTCGAACCTGACCTCGCCCGGCGACCGCGTCCTGGTCCTTACCGCAGGCAAGTTCGGCGAGCGCTGGACGGCTCTCGCCAAGGCATTCGGCTGCTCCGTCGACGTCATCAGCAAGCCCTACGGTCAGACCTTCGATCTGAACGAAGTCAAGGAAGCGCTCAAGCTAGAGACCCGCGCCGTGTTCATGCAGGCCAGCGAAACCAGCACCGGCACCAGCCACGATGTGGAAGGCGTTGCCAAGCTCCTGAAGGAAGTCAACAGCGAAGCGCTGCTCATCGTTGACGCCATCACCGGCCTCGGCACCACGCCGCTGGACATGGATGCATGGGGAGTTGACGTGCTCGTCGGTGGCTCGCAGAAGGCTGTCATGATTCCCCCGGGACTCAGCTACCTCGCCGTCAGCGAACGCGCATGGGAGCGCATGGAAGGCACCTACAATCCGCGCTACTACTTCGATCTCCGCAAGGAGCGCAAGAACGCGAAGAACGGTGAAAGCGCATACACCCCTGCAGTCGCGCTCATCGCTGCTCTCGGTGCTGCGCTGGACTACATCGCAGGTCAGGCTGACGGCGATCTCGCCGCAGGCCGCGCCAAGCTCGTCGACAACGCACAGGTCATCGCCAAGATGACGCGCGAAGCCTGCGTTGCTCTCGGCTTCAAGCTCTTCTCCACCTCGCCGTCGCCTGCCGCCACCGCGGTTCTCTCGCCGGAAGGCATTGATTCGGGTGTGATCGTGAAGGCGCTGAAGACGCGTTTCGGAGCCATCATCACCAACGGCCAGGGCGAAATGAAGGGCCAGCTCTTCCGCATCGCTCACCTCGGCTTCTTTGACTTCCTCGACACGATGGCTCTGCTTGCAGCACTGGAGCAGGTTGCAGTCACTGACCTGAAGCTGCCCAACGTCCAGTTCGGCACCGCGCTCATCCCGGCGCAGAAGGTCTTCGCCGAAGCTGCCGCAAAGTAATCGCAATCAGAACAAACACAAAGGCCCTGCGAACGCAGGGCCTTAGTGTTTTAGAACCGGGACCAATCGAACCTGAAACGTCAGACCGCAAGCGCCGCAAAGCTGGCTGCGTCCGCAACGCCCGTTGCCGGCAGTCCATGCGCTGCCTGGTAAGCCTGCAACACGGCAGCCGAACCACGTCCGAACACACCATCTGCCTTGATCCCCGGTTGCGTTGCCGATAGTCCAAGCTGCAACAGTCGCACATCCAGTCCCGTCAGCAACGGAGTCTGCACCGACACATTGCGGCTACCCGGAACAGGTCCGTCATAGCAGCCCTTCGGCGTCGCGTTCAACGTCAATAGGGAAATCTCGCTGCTGCGCACTACCAGTGGCAGTTCCAGCCCCCATTCACCCAACGCAATCAGCCGCGTAAATGCATCCATCCGGTACACCGTGGCGTTCAGATCTTTCCGTGGACTGGTCGCCAGCCAGTTCCGCCGTGTCGCCACATACGCGGTAACCCATGCCTGCTCGCCAATCGTCGCAAACGCTCCCGCACTCGCCGTCGTGGTGTCGCGCATCTTCGCCCACGACCCGTGGATGGTGCTGTCGTATACCACCGCAACACCCAGCGGCGTGGTGATGCCAACGGCATCCGCTGCACGCGTTGCCGCACCCCAGTACACCGCATCGAAAAAGGCATCCTGCGTCTCGCGCATGATATGGTCATCCGCCGTCGCGCGCAGAACATTCTGCAGATATTGCTCGTTATCCAGCGTCAGATCGATCGCATCGAATCGAGGCAGAAAGGGCGCCAGCTTCCCTGCAAACTTTGCCGCTGGATTGTCGCAGTACTGGTGCAGCAGTTTTCCCAGGTTGCCCGATGCAAGCGTCGTCTGCGACCGGCCAAAGGTCAGGTGCCCTGTATCGCCGGGAATCACTACGACGCTGCCATAATCCCCCGTGACGCTTCCCGTCTCAAAGATATTCACGATCCCCTGGATCGTCTGCTTCTGCGTGGGTGTGATCATCGTTCTCTCTCCAGCGATAGATGGACGCAAAACACCGCTACTTTCGAGATAGAAAGCGCAGCGTCCCTACCCTAGAAGACACCGAATCCTGCGGCAAGCAATTTCTTTTCGATCAGTGTTTTTCCTGTAAAGCCTCAGCAGAATCCGCATTCACATCAAAGAGACGGCAACCTTCCGTGATCTGGTGAAAGCGATAACTTGGGTGCATAAACAACCCCACACGCGCATCGCCAGAACCCCACACTTCCTGCACCAACCACACACCGTCATTGCGCGGAGCCGTAATAATGTGCAGCAGAAAACCCTTATGAATATTGGCTAAAAGTCCGCCCGCCAATTTCACATCGCGTACGCCATGCACATTCGTATCCTGCACATGTCCCGTCGCCTCATCCACGGCAACGGTGCCCTCCATCGCCTGCACAGCCTTTTCAATCATGCCGTTGGCCTTAGCCTGCGGATTGCCAACACCATCGAACAAAATCGTCGAACGACCATTAATCATCACGCGGCGTTCATTCGTTAACTTAATTAACTTAATGATCTGCGCCTGTGAAATCCCCATCTCGTTTGGCTTTCCCGCTTCCGCATCCTGTATCTGCTTCTTAACTTTGTCGATTTCTTTCTTCGCATCGTGCTCGCTCAACGGTTTGCCGTTGTGCGTTACCGTCTGCGTAATCTGCCGCTGCTTCACAAAGAAGATCTCGCGCTCGTCCGCGTCCACCTTCTTCTGGTTTCCCTTGGGGTCCAGTTCAATCGTCTCGGTGCGGATGCGGCACAGGTAGCGCTCCCGCTGCGCCTCGGTAGCCTTGTTCACTTCCAAAGCCCGCGCGCGCAGGCTCTCGATGTCGGGTAGCGGCTTATTCGTCTGGGAGGAGGCGGCCGTCGCCGCAAGCAGGACAAGGGGGAGGACTTTGCGCATGGAAATCATCATCGCATCCGTAAGACGCTGCGGAACGAAAATGGAACCGCGAAATCAATCCGAGCGTACCCTGTCACTGGAAGGACAACTTTCCACGGGCGCACGCGTCCATTGGAATGGTTGCGGTGATCGGCGCTCAGCGCCCACCGGAAAGGCAGCAATGACACAGCAGGAAGAGCAGCTTCTCAACGGCCTCATCGAACGTGTGAACTCCACCCAGCTTCAATCCAAGGACACCGACGCGGAACGCCTCCTCCAGACGCGTTTCGGCCAGAACCCTGATGCGCTCTACATCCTCTGCCAGACAGTCCTGGTGCAGCAGTTCGCCATGGAAAAATCACAGACCGACCTGCAGGCCGCCCGCGAA is a genomic window containing:
- the msrB gene encoding peptide-methionine (R)-S-oxide reductase MsrB; this encodes MTENLKADANVSRGPRMRKTEAEWRQLLTPEQFHVLREKGTERAFTGALVDNHKDGIYHCGACDAPLFKSDTKFDSGSGWPSFFEPVSPDAIEAIEDNSHGMRRVEVVCANCGSHLGHVFPDGPNPTGLRYCINSASLNFDETAK
- the gluQRS gene encoding tRNA glutamyl-Q(34) synthetase GluQRS, which encodes MIGTPYRGRLAPSPTGLLHLGHARTFLIAAERAANGTLILRNDDLDTQRSRSEFVHAMLEDLAWLGIRWAEGPQTNGAETGSLGPYAQSQRSSLYTATFHQLHEAGFLYPCVCSRKDLLSAPHAPHADDEDEPLYPGTCRERNLDSDEPASWRFRVTDGEEVSFRDALLGPQTFIAGRDFGDFVIMRRDGVPSYQLACVVDDAAMQITEVVRGRDLLRSTARQILLLRALGHPIPTYAHVELMRNERGERLAKRDDARSLRYLRESGLTPQEVRKMALEEIE
- a CDS encoding Rid family detoxifying hydrolase, with product MTKTAISSPDAPAAIGPYSQAIRSGDLLFASGQVGFDPATGLVVEGGMPAQIERVLANIEALLTAAGLGFADVVKTTVFLKNMEDFAIMNAAYAKRFAPEGATPPARSTIEVARLPKDALVEIEITARFPTN
- a CDS encoding glycosyltransferase family 39 protein, which produces MTELQSEAQANNRRALWQIFTAAFVVRVLYILLAHTFKVRPSDDHFEFGWEMGRIGRSLATGHGYSDPFTGHTGPTAWVPPGYTLLVGGVFRIFGVYSKLSAFVLLTFNSLLSALTAVFCYEIGLRCFNRRVALWSGWLWALYPAALQYAVRWIWEMTATTCIFTALLVLMLRMRGIGDKERSEPTWQQWAAFGLLWGILAMVNPSPLIMLPVTALYILFAPQWQTKRLAHAALAGVLFLAVIAPWTARNYAVFHRFIPLRDNFGAENYYGNSDWSTGFPWGRTVPLENHQILAEYARMGEPAWAADRAAKANAWIKAHPARFMRLSIKRAWMYWMGVPKSVEEAGVLEYFRLMSFQFLSLCGILGAVLAVWRKKPAAWVFLSAFLLLPLPYYLVTVQARFRHTLEPLICILGVYLFQSAELRNETVDDN
- a CDS encoding DinB family protein, with product MNPYASYLEGRDAAEIMKSTPAELQSLLSGMTTGQMDAPTAPGKWSVREILAHLADCELVWAWRIRHTLEKPGAAVAPFDQDVWAERYAAYSAELSLRTFLTLREWNLAVLNTVASEEFGNLLTHPERGTFPLSELLEMIAGHDRNHIVRLKELFGR
- a CDS encoding peptidoglycan-binding protein; the encoded protein is MITPTQKQTIQGIVNIFETGSVTGDYGSVVVIPGDTGHLTFGRSQTTLASGNLGKLLHQYCDNPAAKFAGKLAPFLPRFDAIDLTLDNEQYLQNVLRATADDHIMRETQDAFFDAVYWGAATRAADAVGITTPLGVAVVYDSTIHGSWAKMRDTTTASAGAFATIGEQAWVTAYVATRRNWLATSPRKDLNATVYRMDAFTRLIALGEWGLELPLVVRSSEISLLTLNATPKGCYDGPVPGSRNVSVQTPLLTGLDVRLLQLGLSATQPGIKADGVFGRGSAAVLQAYQAAHGLPATGVADAASFAALAV
- a CDS encoding alanine--glyoxylate aminotransferase family protein, yielding MIRKTRLFTPGPTPLLPAAQFAMAAADIHHRTPEFRALYSRVLAQLKDFVGTKNDVIILSSSGTGAMEASVSNLTSPGDRVLVLTAGKFGERWTALAKAFGCSVDVISKPYGQTFDLNEVKEALKLETRAVFMQASETSTGTSHDVEGVAKLLKEVNSEALLIVDAITGLGTTPLDMDAWGVDVLVGGSQKAVMIPPGLSYLAVSERAWERMEGTYNPRYYFDLRKERKNAKNGESAYTPAVALIAALGAALDYIAGQADGDLAAGRAKLVDNAQVIAKMTREACVALGFKLFSTSPSPAATAVLSPEGIDSGVIVKALKTRFGAIITNGQGEMKGQLFRIAHLGFFDFLDTMALLAALEQVAVTDLKLPNVQFGTALIPAQKVFAEAAAK
- a CDS encoding GatB/YqeY domain-containing protein — protein: MAIGEKIGKDIIEAMKARDSFRTETLRMVKSALKSKEIDKRSALTESEELGVLQTMVKQRKDAAEQFAKGNRPELAQKEQDEIKMLEAYMPQTASEEEIRAVVQGALHTMANDGAKPGPKDMGPAMRVVQQRIMADGLHVDNKLVSSIVKEELTKG